Below is a genomic region from Mustela lutreola isolate mMusLut2 chromosome 1, mMusLut2.pri, whole genome shotgun sequence.
GAATCCTGATGTGAGTTATCTGATGTGACTTCTCTTTCACAGGAGAAACTCCAGGCAGCTCTGGAGAGGCTGAGGAAAGAACAGCAGAAAGCTGAGAAGTTTGAAGCAGACATCAGAGAAGAGAGGATTTCCTGGAAGGTAGGAagagactctttctttctttctttctttctttctttttttaaatgattttatttatttatttgacagagatcacaagtaggcagagaggcaggcagagagagaggaagggaagcaggctccctgctgagcagagagcccgatgccgcttgatcccaggaccctgagatcatgacctgagccaaaggcagtggcttaaacccactgagctacccacgcgCCCCTCAAAGAGACTCTTTCTAAGGGTTTTTTGACACAGGAATCTTGACAGGATCTTCAGTCCAAATAACAAGCCCCTTCCTCTTTGCTGCCTGACACAGAATGCATCCAGAAGCCATTTGATTAGTTTTCCTCTCTGTCCTGTCCCTGTTACGCAGAGGACTAGAGAGCGGACATGTTACAAGCACACACAAGTGTTTGGAATTGGGAATAAAGATAGACTCTCGGTGAGGAAGGATGGAAAATTCTGTCTTCCATTCCTCTTTTCCAGTGATTCTCTGAACCTCCAGTGAAAGACAGTGGGCAAAGGACCAAGATTTTCCCCAAAGTTCAAACTTGGAAGTGTGGTAATGCAGGGAGGCGTTGAGTGTCCAGTACAGCCACCTGCAACCTAAACCTCACTTAGGTTTTACATTTGATCCCAGGGTTGGCCTAGATAATAGTCTGAGGCCTGTTTTGATGGGTTGCTAAagggaaaataggaaaaatgtcCAGCTTTCCCCAAAATTGGCCCCATGCCTCCATTTCCCTCTTGGTTGGAactcagagaaaaatatttcttttcctagTTCCTAACCCCTTATACAGCAGGTTTACAGGCAGATAGATTCTTTACCACTTTTGTTTATCCATCCTTGCAGTCCCAGATACAGATTGAGAGACAAAGGATATGGGCTGAATTCAATCAGCTTAGAAGCATTCTGGACAGTGAAGAGCAGAGAGAACTGCAAAAattagaagaagaggagaagaggatATTGGACACCTTGGCTGAGGCTGAGGCTGAGCTGGCTCAGCAAACCCAGCTGGTAAAAGATCTCATCTCAGATCTAGAGCATCGCTGTAAATGGTCAGCAGTGGACCAGCTACAGGTAAGAGGAATGCCCCAATCTGGAGTTCTTGAAACCCAGTCTAAGATACCTTATTTTCTGTGTCCTTGGGCTCTAATCTTCAGGTTTTCACAGAGGTTCCTTTGGCTTTGTGGAACCCTTCTTTGCCATCCATTCACGATATCATGGACCATTGAATATAAACATTCCAGAGGAGTGTCCTACTTTATTACTTAATGAAGTAAGGGAATACATGGAGAGAAGATCCATGGTATCCAGTGATATTTGCTGGATCCCTGTTATCTGTGATCCAATCAATGTTGGACAATTGTCACGTTCTTTTCATCCATCTTAGCCACAGGCAAATACATGCATTTTCAGGTATAACAAatgtatcctttaaaaaaattaaaaatctgtatttattattattaatattttttaagaattttatttatttatttgacagagatcacaagtaggcagagaagcaggcagagagagaagaagggaagcaggcccctcctgagcagagacccaatgtgggactcgatcccaggaccctgagatcatgacctgagccgaaggcaatggcttaacccactgagccacccaggcgccccaaatctgtatttattattataaacttctcttgttagattttttttaaaacatggaaagaTAGAACATTGAGTCTTTTCTTAGGAGGATGGGCAAATGTATAGATAGGAGGCATTATACTTGAGAGGTGAGAGAGTCTGCaagtgtgtatgtgagtgtgtgtgccaGAAAGTCCGCTGGTGTCAGGAAAGCATGCTAGTGCAAATCTATAGACACTTGAGGGAACAATTTAAAttcatacaggttttttttttttttttttaagccttaatATTGTGACTATGATCCTGAGGCATGGTAGAGAATTCcggatttttcatattttttgcttGATTAtctgtcttctcccttttcttttctggatttccaaatgctgtttttgttttttttttcttgatgtcaAGCAGAAAGCAGGATAATTGATTTCACATGTTGGCTGCTTTCCTTTGTCTCTGATGCTTGTATCTTaagtttttcccttttctctttcctaagtGTAAGTTAAAAGTCAAAAATTCTAAGACTCTTAGGAGAAAGCATAGATAATCAATCTTTGTGACTTAGCATTAGGCAATAGCTTTACAGATAGGGCACCAAAAAACAGAAGCACCAAAAagcaaccaaaaataaaataaattggagcTCATCAAAGTTCAAAACTGTTGTACATCAAAGGAAACCATGTAGAAGTGAAAAGAACAtctcacagaatgggagacaatattttcaaatcatatattgGTTAAGGTTTAGTGTTCATGATATATAGAAAACCTCTCACAActgaacaataaaaagacaacctggggctcctggtggctcagtcatttgagcatctgactcttggtttcagctcaggtcaatgatcccagtgtcttggatCCAAGCACCACATCTAACTCTGTGCTCACAGCAGTTAGCTTGgccttctccctgctccttccccaccccctcctcctggcttgccattgcctctgctctttctctcaaataaacataacttaaaaaaaaaaaaaaaacagtaaaaagtcaacctaatttaaaaatagataaaggacttgaggggtgcctgggtggctcacactGTTAAGCTTTCACTtgtgattttggcttaggttgtgatctcgtGGGTCAAAAGatgaagccctgagtcaggctccacactcaaggTGGATTCtacttgggattccctctccttgcccctctccccactcacttgctctgtctcaaataaataaataaatctttttttaaaaaggacttgaaTAGCTGTCTCACCAGAGAAGATCTATAAATAGTAAATAAGCACCTGAAAAGATGATTGATATCTACCAGGGAAATGTAAAATCAAAACCACGGTGATAATACTATCAGGAAAATGGACAATACCAAGAGTTGACAAAGATGTCAGGAATTAGAACTCTCGTGTATTGCTAGTGAAGTTGTAAAATGATGAAGCTGTttcagcagttcctcaaaaagttgaagatagagttaccatatggcccagcaattccattcctggaaatgaaaacatgtccacacttAAACTTGTAAACAAAAGTTCATGGCAGCATTgttcataaaaacccaaaagtgGAAATAAGGCAATTGTCCATTAACTGAAGAATCAAGataatgtatatattacaaataatataatatattttggcTCTAAAAAGAAATTAGCACTAATAGATGCTACCATATGGAAATATAAGTGAAAGAGGGCAGACACAAAAAGCCCTTAttgtacaattccatttatacGAAGTCTGTAATTGATAAATCCATAGACGCAGACATTAGATTAGTGAATTGCCATGGACTGGAGAGGAGGCAATAGGAAATGATGGCTACTGAGggtaaggtttctttctttttgcaataataaaaatgttctgaaataaaATAGTGCTGATGGTAAATGTAcattgtaaatatactaaaacctACTAAATTGTGCACTTTATAGTgctaggtcatttttttttttatattttattatatctgagtaaaaaacaaaaactttgcagGCTTATTCCTTGTGCCTGGTTTGTAGAACATCCACAGGCTCTTCACAACTCTTTGAATTGTCAACTTCACGAAGACTCTTGTGTTTATGTCACTTTCCCAAGCATCTGTTCCACTAAGCCAGCTTAAGTTGGTAACTGGTTACTTGTAATAAAAACAGTGCTCAGTAgataaatgttataaattttGTGGGATTAGCCTCCCCTATTTAGGTAACAGCTTCAAAGAATGACAAATGGGCTAAACCAAGGGACTTACTCTTTAACTAGATTAGGGCGTTTGGGTGTTCCTTTCCAACTTCTAAAGATACATGCTGTTGATAGTAGTGATGTCCCTTAACCTTCTCCCAAGAGTTCTTAAACAGCTTTTCTTTTATCTGGATCTTCACCTACAGTGATTGGGGTGGGTCATTTTATCATAGGCTTTTTGTTTGCTAGAGGGGCGGCTGTTTGCATGAAGGCTACACTCGAAACTGACTGGGAAGAAAGAGCTAACAGAGAAATGCCAAACttgaaaatggataaaaactTAGATGAGATTTTAGGTTATTTACCTTAGGAAGGAGGCACTTCTGCTACTAAAGtttttgtaacagttttattACATTGggccatttttgtttttcagattttgtaTCATGACACGAGTGAATGACAATAGGCAGTTAAATGATGGAGTGAGGATGGCACCAATTATTTTTATCTGCTCAGTGTCCATTCACTCTTGTCCTGGTAACAACACCTGGGATTTCTTTCTGACGAAACGGagcatgtttttttttatccatgtaCTTGTTTGGGGCTGAGATAATCAGCATCATGGAAGATGGATAGGTTAATCTTACATAAATTAGTTTACCTAATTCCTGTATTTCCACAAACTACACAGTTGGGCATTAAAAGTTGGGCGTATGACACAATTTTGGTCAGTGGCTTGAGGCATCAGAATTGTATTGTCACTACATTgaagaaaattttccttttgcATGTGAATTACATcagtgaaaataatttaaaccaGGAGATTTTCAAATTGCTATCAATTAAAGCCTGAGAGTAAAGGCAACAGACAGGGAAGAAAATCCCTGTCCAGATCCATCCATGACTGAAATAGTATTTCTCTGGCCACATGGGTTTTTTAGAGGGGGTGGCAAGTGGGGGGGTAGTTTAAGGCAGTGTTAGTTGGCTTCTTTTTCATGTACAACCAAACTATACTAATACAGAGGAGCAAAACCATTCCTTTGTTTTGATTGTAAATCCAGCTGGTTGCATTTAAGAGTAAGGCCAAGTAATATTGGTATatattgttaaaaacaaataaatccacaGTGGTGGTGATGTGGAAATGCAGACTAACCAAAAGAAGTTAAGGATGTGGAAAGGATTGGCTTGGTAGGATGTTTAGTGTTTGGGACAGGAGTAAGTGAATATTGGTAACATACTTGACAAGTGGGCATAAGAGAGGACACAATATACTTGGTGAGTAGTAGGttatattttagaattctgaGCTTGTGGCACCTGTTTCTTTTCCATTGTGTATTGTATTAGCCTGTATACATGATTTGAGACAACAGACCATGATTAGATTATATAAAGTTTGGGATCAACAGCAACTCATGTGAGCTGAAATTTCTGGAGTGGAAGAGGTTACCTAAAAGTAGTGTATGGAGCAGAGCTTTGTTATATATAAACTATGTATTCTGCAAATAAATATAGTTTTACTTCCTTCCAAtataaatgccttttattttcttgcctagTTGCCTTGACTAGAACCTCTTTAAATAGAACCACTTTAAATAGAAGTAgtaagagtagacatccttgtcttatacCTAATCTCAGGGGGGAAAATTCAGTTTTTCATCATAAGGATGATGTTAGCCACGAGTTTGATGCCTTTTATCAGCCTGAGAAAGTTCTCCTCTGTCCCCCTCTATTTCTGTTCttactccttttttattttttttttttcccaatcatGAAGGGATActgaattttgtcaattttttccttGTGTCTATTaaaattatcatgtggtttttacCTTTATTCTGTTAACACAGTGAATTACATTAGTTGCTTTTCTTATGTTAAACCAACCTTATAGTTCTGGGATAAGTCCCACTTGactatggtgtatatatatatatatatatatatatattctttcatattGTGCTGGATTcagttttttagtattttgttgaagtttATATCTATATTTGCTGGTAGTTcacttttcttgtgatgtctttgtcttattttagCATCAGAGTagtactggcctcatagaatgagttgggtACTATAACCTCCTTTTctggtgtgtggttttttttttgttttttgttttttgttttttgagtatttGTAAAGTatttctgatatttcctccttAAACCTTTAGCAGAATTCAGTAGCAAAGCCATCTGGGCCTGACTTCTTTCCAGGGAGTTCTTGATTTCCAGTCTAATCACGACATGTTTTTAGGACTACTtagaatttctattattttttgaatCAGTATTGGTAGTttctgtgtttctaggaatttgtccatttcatgtggattatctaatttgttggcatacaattgtTCATAGGCTTTATATTCctattaatttttgtaaaagtaGGCAGTAAAGTCTTCACTTTTATTCCttattataagatttttttaaaatttatttttgagagagagaaaaagagtttacgagcagggagagggacagaaggagaagacaaCTGCCTGTTGAGCAATGAGCCTGaggtggcactcgatcccaggaccctgggattatgacctgaggctcatgtctgagcctaaagcagataTTTAATCTACTGAAGCACCCAAGTGCCctcattcctgattttaataatttgtattcTCTGTTTTTTTCATGGTATGTCTGCATAAAAACTTGTCagttgttgatatttttaaatagttcactttagatttttctgattttctctagtcttttttgttctttatttcattaatcttgctctaatctttatataCTCTCTGACtcgtgttttctctcttcttcctaggACATGAGTGGAATCATGAAATGGTACGTTTGGGTGACCAAGAGTGGTGCTTGTGTGTTATGAAGAAAGGTTTGTAGCCATAAGAGTGTTCTGATGGTCAATCAGAATGAAAAATATTCCAAATCAGAGATATTTGGTTGTAGTATTCTTTTAAATCGCTGGTCATGGGCAATGATTTGAGTGTTCCCTATCTATGGAGAGTAGATCAGAATTTGTGCTAGTAAATTCAGTGGTTGGGGTTCATGGAATTAGGGACAGTAAGGGTAATAGGGACCAGGGATTTCAACTATCAGACTCTTGTGACTTGACTTTGCCCTTGTGCTCATTCCTGTATTCTATAGGTGCCTGTGCTATCACATGGAAGTTTTCATCAGGCCCCAAAATAGGTTATAGGGTCAgctcctttatatttatttcatttacatggAAATACAAAAGACTAGGTTATTCTACAGTGTTCTGTTtagatttctaaaaacaaaacctgaaccTCAGGGTTAGTGACATTGACCTTGGTGCCATAACTAATCTCTGTCTAGTCACGTGTTAAAAACCTACATGGGAAACTGTAGTTGTTGTGGCTTAAGTTGCTAACCCATCTGACAATTAAGTTCCTTAGAAATGCATGGAATTCTAACCATTTGTATTTCCGTGGCCATAACTTCTCCTTTGCCAAgtgttttctaacttttttcaAGAGCGACTGAAATCTCGAATGTTATTTGCAGGTCTCACCAGTGGGGTTTAGGTTCTGGACTAGAGCACAAGCTCACAGGCTCTCAAAAAGAGACTTATGGATCTCACATTATAGCTAGGAACTGCAGCCTCAGTACTAATCCATCTGCCTGGGAAGACACACATATGGCCGCCATGAAAGACCCACTGTAATTGACTTGCCCATATATTACATATCTTTTGTAGGGGTagcaaaagctttttctgcatgttattttatcaaattttctaCTATGTCCATGCGATATCAAGAAAAAGGTTAATTACtccattttttgaagaaactgtttCGTTGAGGTAAAGACCTTCCCAAGATTACACAAATAGTAAATGAGAAGATCGACATGAGCACATTTCTTCTGGCTTCAGCATCAGAACTCTCCCTACTCCCTGGCTCAGGCTTCTCAGGGAGGAAGGTTCACGTGCATCTGTGgcatgaaaggagagagaaaggcagtTGTATTGGAAGAATACAAGGTAAGAGAT
It encodes:
- the LOC131808410 gene encoding E3 ubiquitin-protein ligase TRIM34-like isoform X6, coding for MASKILNIQDEGSCPICLELLTESLTLDWRHSSCQACIAVNTMEAEISPGEESSCPMCGVRYSLRNLCPNQPLINMMERIRKFKLNAEEKLKKDLCVRHEEKLLLFCKEDRKVICWVCERSQEHRGHHTFLVEEVVMEYQEKLQAALERLRKEQQKAEKFEADIREERISWKSQIQIERQRIWAEFNQLRSILDSEEQRELQKLEEEEKRILDTLAEAEAELAQQTQLVKDLISDLEHRCKWSAVDQLQDMSGIMKWGSKSFFCMLFYQIFYYVHAISRKRLITPFFEETVSLR
- the LOC131808410 gene encoding E3 ubiquitin-protein ligase TRIM34-like isoform X4; translated protein: MASKILNIQDEGSCPICLELLTESLTLDWRHSSCQACIAVNTMEAEISPGEESSCPMCGVRYSLRNLCPNQPLINMMERIRKFKLNAEEKLKKDLCVRHEEKLLLFCKEDRKVICWVCERSQEHRGHHTFLVEEVVMEYQEKLQAALERLRKEQQKAEKFEADIREERISWKSQIQIERQRIWAEFNQLRSILDSEEQRELQKLEEEEKRILDTLAEAEAELAQQTQLVKDLISDLEHRCKWSAVDQLQDMSGIMKWSHQWGLGSGLEHKLTGSQKETYGSHIIARNCSLSTNPSAWEDTHMAAMKDPL